The DNA region GCATCGGCGGGGCGGGATATGTGGACAACCTTTCCATCAAGGGTGCGCTCCTGCACTTCGGTGTTCCCGCGTCCTCGGTGACGGTGCCGTGGCTGATCCTGAGCCTGCTGGCGGTGGCATTGGCAGCAGGAGTCATCAGGCTGGCCAGCGACCAGGGCTCGCGGGCGGTGGCGGTGTCCGCCACGGCGCTGGCCATGCTCCTGATCAGCCCTGTGTCCTGGTCCCACCACTGGGTCTGGGTTGCGGCCGTCCTGCCCGCTTTCGCCTGGACGCTGCGTGAGACTCCGGACCGGAACCGGTTGCTGCGATCCGCGATGACCTCGGTGCTGCTGCTGTCGGTTCTGGTGTTCGTCTTCTCACCGAAATCAATCGGGATGGCGTTCGACGCCGAAGACCTGGACATCCAGACGCCCGGGCTGTGGATCATGGCATCCAGCGCCGGAGCCTTCTGCGCGGGAGCCATCCTGCTGTGCTGGTTGGCGGCCCTCCGCCGCGGCGCATTGGCGAGTGCGGAGCCTGACGTCGAGGCACCTGACACCGGGAAGCTTCGCGCCGCCGAGACGGACCCCCTGGACGCGGCCCCAACTAGGTAGCAATTAACGTCGTGAAACCGTCGTTTGAGTGCGTTAAATGCGAGCTAGTTGGGCTGGGACGGGGCTTAGCGGAACGCGCCGATGCCGGTGATGTGCTTGCCCAGCACCAGGGTATGGACCTCATCGGTGCCCTCATACGTGCGCACCGATTCCAGGTTGGCGGCATGCCGCAGCGGCGAATAGTCCAGCGTGATGCCGTTCCCGCCCAGGATGGAACGGGCTTCCCGCGCGATGGCGATGGCCTCGCGCACGTTGTTCAGCTTGCCCAGTGAGATCTGCTCCGGCTGCAGTTTTCGGGCGCCCTTCAGGCGTCCCAGGTGGATGGCCAGCATGGTGCCCTTCTGGATCTCCAGGAGCATGTTGACCAGCTTCTCCTGCGTCAGCTGGTAACCGGCCAGCGGTTTGCCGAACTGGAGCCGGTCCTGTGAGTAGTTCAGGGCTGCCTGGTACGAATCGCGCGCGGCCCCCATCGCACCCCAGGCAATGCCATAGCGCGCCTCGTTCAGGCAGGTAAACGGGCCACGCAGGCCGCGGGCGCCCGGGAGAAGGGCCTCCGGTCCCAGCCGGACGGCGTCGAACACCACATCGCACTGGATGGAGGCACGCATCGACAGCTTCTGAGCGATGGGCGTGGCCCTGACACCCGGGGTTCCGGCCGGCACCAGGAAACCGCGGACGCCATCATCGGTCCTGGCCCACACCACCATGACACCGGCCACGGAGGCGAACCCGATCCAGCGTTTGGCACCATCCAGCACCCAGCCGGCGTCGTCTCCGGGCCCGTCCCTGCGGGCAAAGGTGCTTATGGAGGACGGATCCGAGCCCGCAGTGGGTTCGGTCAGGGCGAAGCAGCCGATCAGCTCGCCGGCTGCCATCCGGGGAAGCCACTCCTGCCTCTGCTCCTCAGATCCCCACTTGTGGATGGCGGTCATGGCGAGGGAGCCCTGCACCGAGACAAACGTCCTGATCCCGGAGTCTCCGGCCTCCAGTTCCATCGCCGCCAGGCCGTATTCGACGGCGGAGCGGCCGGGACAGCCGTAACCCTCCAGATGCATCCCCAGTACGCCGAGCTCGCCCAGCTCCGGAACAACCTCCAGGGGAAAGACGGCGTCCTCATACCAGCGTGCGATCCCCGGTTTGATCCGCTGTTCCGTGAAATCGCGGATCCGCTCCCGTACCGCAAGCTCGTTGGCGGTCAGCAGGGAATCCAGGGCCAGGACGTCGGAGGGATCCGATCCGTCGGAAACCCCGGGCACATCGGCAGCCTCGCTCATGTGGGCATCCTAAGGGTTGGCGGTGCGGCTGGTGCTGGGGGTGCTGGGCCGCCTCGCCACGAAGTACCCGCGCGTTGACGGCAGGAACCGGCAGACAACAGCGAGCACGACGCCGAGGGCCAGGAGCACCACGCCGCTCACGAATGCCCCGCCGACGCCGAAGATCTGGGTGTCACCGTAGGCCGGATCCCACATCTGCACGGCCGAGATAAAGAAGGCCGCGGTCAGCATCAGTGCGCCGAGGAGGGGCAGGATGCCGCGGAACCAGAGATTCCGGGCGGAACCGCGCAGGGTGCCGCGGAAATACCAGAAGCAGGCGAAGCCCGTGAGCGCGTAGTAGAACGCAATGAACAGGCTAATGGAGCTGATGGAATCGGAGAGCAGGTTCTCGCTGAGGAAGCTCATGGCCACGTAGTAGGCCACAGCCGCGGCGCCCATCACCTGGGTGGAGAAGCCCGGTGTCTGGTTCCTGGTATGGACTTCGCCGAACTTCGGCGGCAAGGCACCGTGGACCCCCATGGACAGCGTGCCGCGTGCGGTCGGGAGGATGGTGGTCTGCGTGGACGACAGCACCGAGGCCAGAACGGCTACCACAATCAGCCAGCCCCAGGGGCCAAGGACAACGTCTTTCATGGCCAGGAAGACGTCGGCCTGGTTGGCCTCGTTGCCGAGGCCTATTCCCTCCGTGCCCACCGTTGCGTACATCATCACCAGGAGTGCCACCGAGACGTAGATGGCCACCAGGACAAAGGCGGAGATGACGGCGCCGCGGCCCGGGGTGGTGGTGGGGTTTTCGGTTTCCTCGTTCACCGCCAGGCACGTATCCCAGCCCCAGTAGATGAATAGGGCCAGGAGCGCCCCGTGCACCACAGCGCCCGGATCAGCAAAGGCGCCGGCTGGATTGAACCACTCCAGGTCGAAGGCCTGGCCTTCCGGTGCCCCGCCCGCGATTCTGATGATGATGGCCAGTGCGAAG from Arthrobacter pascens includes:
- a CDS encoding acyl-CoA dehydrogenase family protein, which codes for MSEAADVPGVSDGSDPSDVLALDSLLTANELAVRERIRDFTEQRIKPGIARWYEDAVFPLEVVPELGELGVLGMHLEGYGCPGRSAVEYGLAAMELEAGDSGIRTFVSVQGSLAMTAIHKWGSEEQRQEWLPRMAAGELIGCFALTEPTAGSDPSSISTFARRDGPGDDAGWVLDGAKRWIGFASVAGVMVVWARTDDGVRGFLVPAGTPGVRATPIAQKLSMRASIQCDVVFDAVRLGPEALLPGARGLRGPFTCLNEARYGIAWGAMGAARDSYQAALNYSQDRLQFGKPLAGYQLTQEKLVNMLLEIQKGTMLAIHLGRLKGARKLQPEQISLGKLNNVREAIAIAREARSILGGNGITLDYSPLRHAANLESVRTYEGTDEVHTLVLGKHITGIGAFR
- a CDS encoding APC family permease; translation: MSTETTTAGGGPGGPSGSTVPAKGLRAGILDLGDSVMLGLASTAPVYSLAATLGLIVAVNGNYTPLILLLGFIPVLFIAYAFRELNSAMPDCGTTFIWSRRAFGPWAGWLGGWGVALAGIVVLANLAQIAGQYLWLLIGDGSLAENKVVVTATGVVFIAFMTLVNYRGIRLGEHVQRVLTYVQYIALGIFALAIIIRIAGGAPEGQAFDLEWFNPAGAFADPGAVVHGALLALFIYWGWDTCLAVNEETENPTTTPGRGAVISAFVLVAIYVSVALLVMMYATVGTEGIGLGNEANQADVFLAMKDVVLGPWGWLIVVAVLASVLSSTQTTILPTARGTLSMGVHGALPPKFGEVHTRNQTPGFSTQVMGAAAVAYYVAMSFLSENLLSDSISSISLFIAFYYALTGFACFWYFRGTLRGSARNLWFRGILPLLGALMLTAAFFISAVQMWDPAYGDTQIFGVGGAFVSGVVLLALGVVLAVVCRFLPSTRGYFVARRPSTPSTSRTANP